The genome window AGCAGCAGCGCTTCCAAGGCCTGCGGCTCCTGCGCGGCCAGCTGCTGCAGCCGCTCCAGGGTCACCATCTGCGGTTGCCGGAACGGCTCCACCCACAGGCGCCGCAGCCCGGCGATATGCGCGCCGCAGCCCAGCGCCTCGCCCAGGTCGCGGGCCAGGCTGCGGATATAGGTGCCGGAGCCGCAGGCCACGTGCAGGCGCAGGCGCTCGCCCTCGTGGGCGAGCACGTCGATGGCGTGGACCTCGACGTCGCGCTCCGGCGCCTCGATCGCCTCACCCCGGCGCGCCTTGGCGTACAGCGGCTCGCCACCCTGCTTCAGTGCCGAATAGATCGGCGCGCGCTGGCGGATGCGTCCGCGCAGCGGCGCCAGCGCCGCCTGCAGGGTCGCCGCATCGATCGGCGGCACCGGGCGGGTGCGCAGCACCGCGCCGTCGGCATCGTCGCTGTCGGTGCTCACCCCGAGCACGATCTCGGCTTCATAGGCCTTGGCCGATCCCAGCAGCAGCCCGGCCAGCTTGGTCGCCTCGCCGAAGCATAGCGGCAGCAGGCCGGTGGCCAGCGGATCCAGGCTGCCGGTATGGCCGCCCTTCTCGGCACGGAACAGCCGCCGCGCCGCCTGCAGCGCCGCGTTGGAACTCATGCCGGCCGGCTTGTCTAGCAGCATGATGCCGTCGAGACGGCGGAAGGAAATACGGGGCAGTCGGGGGCCGAAGACGGGCATGGGGGAATCGGGACCGGGGACTCGGGACTCGGGACTCGGAAAAGCCGAATCTGGAATCGGACGGTGAGGCCTGCGCGATGGCGCAGGCCGGACTTGGAAAATGGCTGCAGACGATGCTCCCGCATCGGACAACCGCTCACTCCTTGGACGGAGCCGGCTCGCTGTCGCCGTTATCGTCTTCGGTGTTCTGCAGTTCCGGCATGTCGCGCAGCAGGTTGTCGATGCGCTCGCCGCGATCGACCGAATCGTCGTAGTGGAAATGCAGTTCGGGTA of Xanthomonas translucens pv. cerealis contains these proteins:
- the truB gene encoding tRNA pseudouridine(55) synthase TruB, whose protein sequence is MPVFGPRLPRISFRRLDGIMLLDKPAGMSSNAALQAARRLFRAEKGGHTGSLDPLATGLLPLCFGEATKLAGLLLGSAKAYEAEIVLGVSTDSDDADGAVLRTRPVPPIDAATLQAALAPLRGRIRQRAPIYSALKQGGEPLYAKARRGEAIEAPERDVEVHAIDVLAHEGERLRLHVACGSGTYIRSLARDLGEALGCGAHIAGLRRLWVEPFRQPQMVTLERLQQLAAQEPQALEALLLPLAAGLVDFPPLRLDPAAAQRFRMGQRLRDAAWAPGAVAVFGDDGLPLGLGQVDAGGLLAPQRMFNL